Below is a genomic region from Kribbella qitaiheensis.
GCAGCTCTGGGTCGCACTGCCCGACTCCGTACGGACGACCGTCGCCCCCGCGTTCAATGCGTACGCCGAACTGCCGACGCTGGTACTCGACGGCGCCGAGGCGACGGTGATGCTCGGGACGGTCGGCGGAGTCACCTCGCCCGCGCCGGCGTACACGCCTCTCGTCGGCGCCGACCTCCGCATCGAGCCCGGCCGGACCGTCACCCTGCCGCTGACGTCCGCCTTCGAGTACGCCGTACTGGTGGTGGACGGGGCGCTCCAAATCGGCGACCTGTCGCCCGGATTCGGTGAGATGGCCTACCTCGGGACGGGACGCCCGGAGGTTGAACTCGTGGCCGGCGCGGACGGCACCCGTTGCCTGCTGCTCGGCGGCGAGCCGTTCGAGGAGGAGCTGGTGATGTGGTGGAACTTCATCGGCCGCACCCACGAGGATATTGTTGCCGCTCGCAACGACTGGTTGGCGTCGATCGAGGCCGCCGGCAACGAACGCTTCCCGACGGTCCCCGGGTATGACGGCCCACCGTTGCCCGCACCTGTACTCCCCGGCACGAGACTGAAGCCGCGCCCGCGCTCGCGCTGACCCTGCCGATCACCGCACGCTAAGAGGCGACGGCTCCAAATGGTCGGTGTTGTGGACCCGCCGACGGCGGTAGTAGGCCCAGGTGAGGACGAGGAGTGCTGGTCCCCAGAGGTTGAGCGGGGCGTAGCAGGTGATCATCAATGCCGCCGCGGCGTCGCTGGAGAAGGGGATGAACTGCCCGGTGAAGGCGCCGCGGAACCCGTAGGTCCAGATCGCGATCAAGGCGAAGCTGCCCAGCGTTGCCGGGATGATCGCGGCGTACGGCGCGACGCGTCGGCCGCCGATCAAGGGGAT
It encodes:
- a CDS encoding pirin family protein produces the protein MSDLEKDPAEVVCPVGGVDGPVEELLEARQVVLGRTTKVRRLLPNKNRRMVGAWCFVDHYGPDDLTARVDPYDVPGDRGMLVPPHPHTSLQTVSWLFEGEIEHRDSVGSHAMVRPGELNIMTAGNGIAHSEVSLPTAPSTLHGAQLWVALPDSVRTTVAPAFNAYAELPTLVLDGAEATVMLGTVGGVTSPAPAYTPLVGADLRIEPGRTVTLPLTSAFEYAVLVVDGALQIGDLSPGFGEMAYLGTGRPEVELVAGADGTRCLLLGGEPFEEELVMWWNFIGRTHEDIVAARNDWLASIEAAGNERFPTVPGYDGPPLPAPVLPGTRLKPRPRSR